A genomic segment from Plasmodium coatneyi strain Hackeri chromosome 1, complete sequence encodes:
- a CDS encoding KIR protein, which translates to MDDLPSQQIYAELKGAKDSRGDVSVNDGIENLLSAQLGGMDKAKSVLAAWSYASKKKEERDEELYKKYCNFFYYWLDDMIPTITGTTPFYSVMELVYTQLQASGIEDGCPTINTSSHITKDLFKQRKLVFDYYEDYQTMYDELPNDKKWCTSKYQSYLQAVLSVYNDVLASCASDQTDDNSGDPCCVKVNQEPKETKYKDLLEKGYTAAALSTSEDMGAEDSTNTPTTAITPIVSTMVPILGVPFAAFMLYKLQEQIILHQNMMYSLQEQKEHGEHQIVDYNNSIHHEEGGKIIKM; encoded by the exons ATGGACGATTTACCTTCACAACAAATATATGCAGAATTGAAGGGTGCGAAAGACTCCCGTGGTGATGTATCCGTAAACGATGGAATAGAGAATTTACTGAGTGCACAGCTGGGTGGTATGGACAAGGCAAAATCTGTTCTTGCAGCCTGGTCTTATGcatcaaaaaagaaggaagagcgCGATGAGGaactatataaaaaatattgtaattttttctattattggttagatGATATGATACCTACCATTACCGGTACTACTCCGTTCTACAGTGTTATGGAACTTGTATACACGCAACTGCAGGCTTCAGGTATTGAAGATGGATGCCCCACTATTAACACCAGCTCTCACATCACCAAAGACCTCTTCAAACAAAGAAAACTTGTCTTCGATTATTATGAAGACTACCAAACTATGTACGATGAATTACCGAACGATAAGAAATGGTGCACCAGCAAATATCAGTCATATCTACAAGCGGTTCTTTCAGTTTATAATGATGTTCTCGCGAGCTGTGCAAGTGATCAAACTGATGACAACAGTGGTGACCCGTGTTGTGTCAAAGTGAATCAGGAGCCCAAAGAAACGAAGTATAAAGACCTATTAGAAAAAGGGTATACTGCAGCAGCATTATCCACATCGGAAGATATGGGAGCTGAAGATAGCACTAACACCCCTACCACTGCCATCACTCCTATCGTATCTACCATGGTGCCTATATTGGGAGTACCATTCGCTgcttttatgttatataag CTTCAAGAGCAGATTATTCTGCATCAGAATATGATGTACAGTCTACAAGAACAGAAGGAACACGGGGAACACCAAATAGTAGACTACAACAACAGCATCCACCACGAAGAAGGGGGCAAAATCATCAAAAtgtag
- a CDS encoding KIR protein translates to MSTPLKEQLSKQLNSWTYFYAPFEGNGDDCKNGIAQNIENLKATNKDIENYLDNIKKAACYVDKMYNWENNLFGSVRCHFLYYWIGEKLSKSLTGHKFSGLLNIICSIVQQEYVSKGCRLICPGNIDQIIFNEMKAVYDFLYNYDTIYTRTRQRRTECNQQYTDYVQGISESHKKVEHHCTDKPNDDYCRNIWTKQKTAIQEKLSELQCKPPAAEEKVTECPSADQELQISSSTHPNNPPSTTTTALSSIFGTLATIGAPFLLYKYKLLAPWFGNNSNGKSRMKRSTARNPDTFTENSSTHDSTDTSTIGPTDIAENSTVRSGVYTTPSIRQSTRRTNNAPGRQNIGYQNM, encoded by the exons ATGTCAACACCATTAAAG GAACAACTTTCAAAGCAATTAAATTCATGGACCTATTTCTATGCTCCATTTGAAGGGAACGGGGACGATTGCAAAAATGGCATCGCGCAAAATATAGAGAACCTTAAAGCGACAAATAAGGATATTGAAAATTATTTggataatattaaaaaagcgGCATGCTATGTGGACAAAATGTATAATTGGGAGAACAACTTATTTGGTAGTGTTCGCTGTCATTTTCTGTACTATTGGattggggaaaaattatctAAGAGTCTTACAGGTCATAAATTTAGCGGCCTCCtaaatattatttgttcaATAGTGCAGCAAGAATATGTAAGTAAGGGATGTAGACTTATTTGCCCTGGCAATATTGACCAAATCATTTTCAATGAAATGAAAGCAGTATATGACTTCCTCTATAACTATGACACCATATATACTCGTACAAGACAACGTAGGACTGAATGTAATCAGCAATATACGGATTATGTTCAAGGCATTTCAGAATCACataaaaaagtggaacacCACTGTACAGACAAACCCAATGATGATTACTGTAGAAATATTTGGACAAAGCAGAAAACAGCAATTCAGGAGAAATTATCAGAATTGCAATGCAAACCACCAgctgcagaagaaaaagttacGGAATGTCCCTCTGCGGACCAAGAACTACAAATATCCTCTTCGacccaccctaacaaccctccttccaccaccaccacggcCCTTTCCTCCATATTTGGCACCTTAGCAACCATAGGTGCccctttcttattatataaa tATAAACTTCTAGCcccttggtttggtaacaatTCTAATGGAAAAAGCAGAATGAAAAGGTCTACCGCAAGAAACCCTGATACGTTCACAGAGAACAGCTCAACACATGATTCAacggacacttccacaataggtccAACGGATATAGCCGAAAATTCCACAGTGCGCTCTGGCGTGTACACTACACCGTCCATAAGACAGTCTACTCggagaacaaataatgcACCAGGTCGTcagaatataggttatcaaaacatgtaa
- a CDS encoding KIR-like protein codes for MSMENCWWDGSSKSRYKELQEKALNNNECKGCSVTRKSALQAAVERYPSVEKEVPKIMNAWCYIHTKEQEDKPMYCDLFYYWLGEILFRELKSDASVRREVMKNIYEKLQIWKNIDNCTKTFPNVTPEEFGRLRALYYYTQDYSQMKEKISTARDACAEEYRTFLKEVHDTYTDKEGKCKRPNNHRNEYCTKIEEILRNDDRTPKDPSEILPELKGRLTPLESEKLKYAAVERPSGQRKKKIRERKKYEEMH; via the exons atgtcaaTG GAAAACTGCTGGTGGGATGGAAGCTCCAAATCCCGATATAAAGAACTTCAGGAGAAAGCACTgaataataatgaatgtaaaGGTTGCAGCGTCACAAGAAAAAGCGCTTTACAGGCTGCAGTGGAAAGATATCCTTCAGTGGAGAAAGAAGTACCGAAAATTATGAATGCCTGgtgttatatacatacaaaagAGCAGGAGGACAAACCTATGTACTGTGACCTCTTTTACTACTGGCTAGGAGAAATCCTATTCCGTGAATTGAAGAGCGATGCATCCGTCCGCCGGGAagttatgaaaaatatttatgagAAGTTACAgatatggaaaaatatagacaATTGCACAAAGACCTTCCCAAATGTGACGCCAGAGGAGTTCGGACGCCTAAGAGCTCTATACTATTATACACAGGACTACAGtcaaatgaaggagaaaataagtACGGCACGTGATGCATGTGCTGAAGAATACAGAACATTCCTGAAGGAGGTTCATGATACATATACGGACAAGGAAGGCAAGTGTAAGCGTCCAAACAATCATAGAAACGAATACTGTaccaaaattgaagaaatattACGTAACGATGATAGGACACCGAAGGATCCATCAGAAATATTACCCGAGTTGAAAGGTAGGTTGACTCCtttagaaagtgaaaaactaAAGTATGCGGCTGTAGAAAGACCCTCAggtcaaagaaaaaagaaaattagggaaagaaagaaatacgAGGAGATGCATTAA
- a CDS encoding KIR protein: MVEEDLNALPSREIYNKLIGSTGHHGVTNCNGEKHIQEVMEKVQPYEEIREDIDKIRKALCYVSKMDNAMVTKNTKEDYCFALYFWVGKILSEKLSSTKFQKTIVAYHNKIVDNEDEYECAPAKPSTDPDIFRKLKKLFDYKKDETFICNASRGEGETPCPAAYQEYLREAQNAYEVIRQKYTDSTDESWYINFKDWYTQYSSKKKLELNCELKDTEKHELQDQGVKVGSQGRNPEPRSKSSSSREINTPAIAIPSAGLAFVGLPTVAFLAYRYNLLPPGIKNTFFGKSNKARSGRGKRSTGRHNFDDDTLTENDSSTEYGTVYSTEGNSTLGSSEYDAPSSSTTTRKERARTNNRSQQPKRTNISYGRM; this comes from the exons ATGGTG GAGGAAGATTTGAATGCATTACCCTCaagggaaatatataataaactAATTGGGAGTACAGGACACCATGGAGTTACAAATTGCAATGGTGAAAAGCACATTCAGGAGGTAATGGAGAAAGTGCAACCATATGAAGAAATTAGAGAGGACATAGATAAAATTAGAAAAGCCTTATGTTACGTATCTAAAATGGACAATGCTATGGTTACCAAAAATACGAAGGAAGATTACTGTTTTGCTCTTTATTTCTGGGTAGGTAAAATATTATCCGAAAAATTAAGTAGCACGAAGTTTCAGAAAACTATAGTTGCCTATCATAATAAAATAGTGGATAATGAAGATGAATATGAATGTGCACCTGCAAAACCTAGTACAGACCCTGATATTTTTAGGAAACTGAAGAAATTATTCGATTACAAGAAGGACGAAACTTTTATATGTAATGCGTCTAGAGGTGAAGGGGAAACACCTTGCCCTGCAGCATATCAGGAATATTTACGAGAAGCACAAAATGCCTATGAAGTTATACGTCAAAAATATACAGATAGTACAGATGAAAGTTggtatataaattttaaagACTGGTATACACAATATAGCAGTAAGAAGAAATTAGAGTTAAATTGTGAACTGAAAGATACCGAGAAGCATGAACTACAGGATCAGGGGGTAAAAGTTGGATCACAGGGGagaaaccctgaacccagGTCAAAATCATCATCCTCCCGTGAAATCAACACCCCCGCTATAGCTATCCCTTCTGCTGGACTTGCATTCGTGGGATTACCAACTGTTGCTTTCCTTGCATATAGG TACAATCTCCTACCTCCTGGAATAAAaaacaccttctttggaaAAAGCAATAAAGCAAGaagtggaagaggaaaaagatccACTGGACGTCACAACTTTGACGACGACACTCTAACAGAGAATGATTCTTCTACAGAATATGGAACAGTATATTCTACGGAAGGGAATTCAACACTTGGTTCATCAGAATATGATGCACCATCATCATCTACCACAACCAGAAAAGAAAGAgcaagaacaaataatagatCGCAACAACCAAAAAGAACGAATATAAGCTACGGCCGTATGTAA
- a CDS encoding KIR protein produces MVVQEDDVNQLPSRQLYGEFSASDDYCGKRSTIAQMEPHLQNPNNELGITVDGMERIVKALCSAYRKKMSNSSNDDYCYALYYWIGSTILIETKHVEPFPRIMQGIYEILKGAGIENVCTGTFPNIRKGVFDQRKRVFDYYNNFNTICSYLQSNKLQGGGNYSSYLAEVATVYDDVNRYCASNGEDSYCTGLKGIFDDGRNPKELNSKCVLMHKPETISEAAGREQKLCLDQLPSNENFYSKFDSGKHSCADGTEATGVISALEGKLQGGGSIGSYASTIVDSYCYACTESRKKDSTPDDKPCHFFYYWIGNFLPKYADASTISGLISSTYAELTHLNQNACPQITTPNHVGWTLFQQRKLVFDYYNDHEKIQEQVRQQKCLDDENYTEHIQNITTACKSVTVDCGPEGGQQNNDQYCSWFNSKKGENEDYCSNKKLSELKAALSLKPQVVSETAQVHMNHDSLEERQLHGVLQPHEASTPSSSTATIVPAIMGVGGLPALAFFLYKVSMKL; encoded by the exons ATGGTGGTGCAG GAAGATGATGTGAATCAATTACCTTCAAGACAGTTATATGGAGAATTCAGCGCGTCCGATGATTATTGTGGGAAGAGATCTACCATAGCACAGATGGAACCGCACCTGCAAAATCCAAATAATGAACTAGGTATCACAGTGGACGGTATGGAACGGATTGTTAAAGCTCTGTGTTCCGcatataggaagaaaatgagtaATTCATCGAATGATGACTACTGCTATGCGCTATACTACTGGATAGGAAGTACAATATTGATTGAAACAAAGCACGTTGAACCTTTTCCACGCATTATGCAGGGCATCTATGAAATACTGAAAGGCGCCGGAATTGAAAATGTGTGTACGGGTACATTCCCCAACATTAGAAAAGGCGTGTTCGATCAAAGGAAAAGAGTTTTTGATTACTACAATAACTTTAATACTATATGCTCGTACTTACAAAGTAATAAGCTGCAGGGTGGGGGGAATTATTCAAGTTACCTAGCTGAAGTTGCTACTGTTTATGATGACGTAAATAGATATTGTGCAAGTAATGGGGAAGATTCATATTGCACTGGACTCAAAGGAATATTCGATGATGGCAGGAATCCGAAGGAGTTAAATTCGAAATGTGTACTAATGCATAAACCAGAAACCATATCGGAAGCAGCGGGGAGAGAGCAG aaaTTATGTTTGGATCAGTTACCATCGAATGAAAACTTTTATAGTAAATTTGATAGTGGTAAGCACTCCTGTGCTGATGGAACAGAGGCCACGGGAGTAATAAGTGCGTTGGAAGGTAAATTACAGGGCGGTGGAAGTATAGGGAGTTATGCCAGTACAATTGTAGATTCATATTGTTACGCATGTACGGAgagcaggaagaaggacaGCACACCTGACGACAAACCTTGTCATTTCTTCTACTATTGGATTGGGAATTTCTTACCCAAGTATGCGGATGCTTCTACAATTTCAGGGTTGATTAGTAGTACTTACGCTGAATTGACGCACCTGAATCAAAATGCTTGCCCCCAAATAACCACCCCTAACCATGTTGGTTGGACTCTCTTCCAACAAAGAAAACTTGTATTCGACTACTATAATGACCATGAAAAAATACAGGAGCAGGTGCGGCAGCAGAAGTGTTTGGACGATGAGAACTATACCGAGCACATACAGAACATTACTACGGCATGCAAATCTGTAACAGTAGACTGCGGACCAGAGGGAGGACAACAGAATAATGATCAATATTGTAGTTGGTTtaatagtaaaaaaggagaaaatgaagattACTGCAGTAATAAGAAGTTATCGGAGTTGAAAGCTGCATTATCACTTAAACCACAAGTTGTAAGCGAAACTGCGCAAGTTCACATGAACCACGATTCTCTTGAGGAACGGCAGCTTCATGGAGTTCTTCAGCCACATGAAGCAAGTACCCCATCCTCCTCCACGGCAACCATTGTTCCTGCCATTATGGGAGTAGGCGGCCTACCTGCACTtgctttcttcttatataaagtaagtatgaaattataa
- a CDS encoding SICA-like antigen, translating to MGEFQYFKEFMEEWLRKEGESKRNANVLLKRIKEGMRDILENIYQDAEEEKQHCNIHGDDGSPKLKDDASKALCKILIRIFYWIGGLRQVGDKGKGWIWGRTVLTIPAEKKLQDYLRCIVGKIVIVRMFGTHCRLNEVTPIVKQAIGENVEKKGIQDEHEKCENIDFKSLSIGGKIFWEEIEKSIEQDEEKGKTITEIIEQGKCEGKNVTERTEDSNTKGKWKSTAELLGLNDEDELKALIADSDNWSKGGLDRILCYIRDEGGIEKVKEILAQTHAEFGKNYKGSLRGGKDIQEDRCATYLTRGETNEKDSSPPSTSSHSPARPTTPTESGSKGTKAVKEATFTEADGSTPAALPGAESPDKSVDSSSSISSSSTSRSTQVDGAAGSQDGGNAGHVDSTKIDSRSNNGNTAPTQNNVDNIQLKPPSSHESQTPQLPPTTPPEEVIHSRTSSTVPQTIKPLEEWNIWNVRDVLTPYFPFIPVAIGTVVMGYLLSKYFGYFGKTKQRYKRMTQISGSPLGKNSEGTGLTISYAPYEYRLMKEKRQPIHSTEMQQEEHANRKTIIDIHLESLNEYQNQNEDPELTNNVDFLQIIVEELMKFEFMNKGNIKRGTKEHNLSSSENEHPSLTCNVPYWINWIQRNKVALVEIKTQPWFYDLKVSWKEHQRVHADRSELNDDNNYSFEEKRKDSFRSWVREQRALMELNSQTADWFKHLLDNIEEVNGTDELKQQQLCKDSYKAKNRLAPKLWMLILALVFEECEREENIVDKEFYFDHLLQNV from the exons ATGGGGGAGTTCCAGTACTTTAAAGAATTCATGGAAGAATggttaaggaaggaaggagaatcTAAGAGAAACGCG AATGTTTTATTGAAAAGGATAAAAGAAGGTATGCGCGATATTCTGGAGAATATATATCAGGATGCGGAAGAGGAGAAACAGCACTGTAATATTCATGGCGATGACGGCAGCCCAAAATTGAAGGATGATGCAAGTAAAGCtttatgtaaaattttaataagaaTATTCTATTGGATAGGTGGATTAAGACAGGTAGgggataaaggaaaaggttgGATATGGGGAAGAACAGTATTGACCATTCCAGCTGAGAAGAAACTGCAAGACTATTTAAGATGTATAGTGGGCAAAATAGTAATAGTAAGAATGTTCGGAACACATTGTAGGTTGAATGAAGTTACGCCAATTGTGAAGCAAGCAATAGgggaaaatgtagaaaagaaAGGTATTCAGGACGAACATGAGAAGTGTGAGAATATAGATTTTAAAAGTTTAAGtattgggggaaaaattttctgggaagaaatagaaaagtCCATAGAACAGGatgaggagaaaggaaaaactatTACGGAAATAATAGAGCAGGGGAAATGTGAAGGTAAGAATGTTACTGAGCGAACAGAAGATAGTAACACGAAGGGCAAATGGAAGAGTACTGCTGAATTACTTGGACTGAATGATGAGGATGAGCTGAAAGCATTGATCGCTGATAGTGATAATTGGTCAAAGGGAGGATTAGACAGAATACTGTGTTACATAAGGGATGAAGGGGGGATTgagaaagtaaaagaaatattagcGCAGACGCATGCTGAATTTGGGAAGAACTATAAAGGATCACTAAGGGGAGGTAAGGATATTCAAGAAGACAGGTGCGCAACCTATCTTACCAGGGGCGAAACTAATGAGAAAGATAGTTCACCTCCATCCACATCATCACATTCACCAGCGCGACCAACAACCCCAACGGAAAGTGGAtcgaaaggaacaaaagcaGTTAAGGAAGCAACTTTTACTGAAGCGGACGGTTCCACCCCTGCCGCTCTTCCTGGTGCAGAAAGTCCTGATAAGTCTGTTGACTCCAGCagttccatttcttccagTTCTACCAGTCGAAGCACCCAGGTGGATGGTGCTGCTGGTAGTCAGGATGGTGGTAATGCTGGTCATGTGGATTCTACAAAGATTGATTCTAGGTCTAATAATGGCAACACTGCTCCTACCCAGAATAACGTTGATAATATACAACTGAAGCCGCCGAGTTCTCACGAATCGCAAACACCACAACTCCCACCTACAACACCACCAGAGGAAGTTATTCATTCTAGGACAAGTTCAACAGTACCACAGACTATTAAGCCCCTGGAAGAATGGAATATATGGAATGTAAGGGATGTTCTTACCCCATATTTTCCATTCATCCCTGTTGCTATTGGAACGGTTGTTATGGGTTATCTTCTCTCTAAG TATTTTGGATACTTCGGCAAAACAAAGCAGCGCTACAAACGTATGACACAAATATCCGGTTCTCCTTTAGGGAAAAACAGTGAAGGAACGGGTCTGACAATATCCTACGCACCTTATGAATATCGCctaatgaaagaaaaacgcCAACCTATACATTCTACCGAAATGCAGCAAGAAGAACATGCCAATCGAAAGactattattgatattcactTAGAATCACTAAACGAATATCAAAACCAAAACGAAGACCCCGAATTAACGAACAATGTTGATTTTCTTCAAATCATCGTGGAAGAATTGATGAAATTTGAGTTTATGAATAAAGGGAACATAAAACGAGGAACAAAAGAACAtaacctttcttcctcagAGAATGAACATCCCTCTCTAACATGCAATGTCCCATATTGGATCAACTGGATCCAACGTAACAAGGTTGCGTtagtggaaataaaaacacaaCCTTGGTTTTATGACCTAAAGGTAAGTTGGAAGGAGCATCAGCGGGTACATGCTGACCGCAGTGAATTGAATGATGataataattattcatttgaagaaaaaaggaaagattcTTTTAGGAGTTGGGTAAGGGAACAACGTGCTCTTATGGAATTGAACAGTCAAACAGCAGATTGGTTCAAGCATTTGTTGGACAACATAGAAGAGGTGAACGGGACGGATGAGTTAAAACAGCAACAATTGTGTAAAGATTCGTATAAGGCGAAAAATCGTTTAGCACCAAAGTTGTGGATGTTAATCTTGGCTTTGGTATTTGAGGAgtgtgaaagggaagaaaacatcGTGGATAAGGAGTTTTATTTCGATCATTTGTTACAAAatgtttga
- a CDS encoding Ubiquitin carboxyl-terminal hydrolase, whose protein sequence is MSEKACLGTRNSWKIYYEDFDGKTKQGSCDGECNYMKMNLESILNECNSADQAAQKIAKGWCAMNNKCGRQKPAMVDCFSFYYWLGEVLSGCIEGEADFNDAMGNICTLMEYREKGKGYPCTCPSVAKGQFQELKLLYDYFKNYTLVTSKIQGRSSSLSGACVKYRQELLSTYVRATTTCAGKKDTGEYCEELYGIVHTGRGVRNPTRAKQLLESLKGSVSTKIHQQKQELVQSDGTHTSAKQPVSLKTEGAQNPGKNVDDGTRELAEGVSGPKGEKGDPGIGAKNPRKGETVEAHDHQEDASRKNSGDSGEVAKVGNTQESVLPGTTPKKANDQRNGKTEKAAESSDQSPAPGYSSIFSRKHNPSLKRERRRKRSPVEQNLDMETDDDDSMEYSSTEYSTTEHSTEGGSTLDDSTFDSTEEYTAEDSVENSNTLYSAPYTTTTRQSTAGKRINTTGGHHRRNIRYHPA, encoded by the exons atgTCAGAG AAAGCATGTCTTGGGACTCGGAACTCCTGGAAAATATATTACGAAGATTTCGACGGGAAAACAAAGCAAGGTTCGTGTGATGGAGAATGTAACTACATGAAGATGAACTTAGAGAGTATATTGAATGAATGTAATAGTGCTGACCAGGCAgcacaaaaaattgcaaagggCTGGTGTGCTATGAACAACAAGTGCGGAAGGCAGAAACCGGCAATGGTTGATTGTTTCTCTTTCTACTATTGGCTAGGAGAAGTTCTATCTGGTTGTATAGAAGGGGAAGCAGATTTTAACGATGCAATGGGTAACATTTGCACATTAATGGAATacagggaaaaagggaaaggataCCCATGTACATGTCCTAGTGTAGCCAAGGGGCAATTCCAAGAATTAAAACTACTGTAcgattattttaaaaattataccCTAGTAACAAGTAAAATACAGGGCAGAAGTAGTTCACTCAGTGGAGCATGTGTAAAATATAGGCAAGAACTCCTTAGTACATATGTGAGAGCAACAACAACTTGTGCAGGTAAGAAGGATACGGGAGAATACTGTGAGGAACTCTATGGAATAGTCCATACTGGCAGGGGAGTTAGAAATCCTACAAGAGCGAAGCAGCTACTGGAAAGTTTAAAAGGTTCCGTAAGCACTAAGATCCATCAACAGAAGCAGGAACTTGTGCAATCAGATGGAACACATACAAGTGCAAAACAACCTGTATCATTGAAAACAGAAGGAGCACAGAAtccaggaaaaaatgtagacgATGGAACACGCGAACTTGCAGAAG GTGTAAGTGGTcctaaaggagaaaaaggtgATCCAGGTATAGGTGCCAAGAATCcaaggaaaggggaaaccGTTGAAGCCCACGACCATCAGGAAGATGCTTCCCGGAAGAATTCTGGAGACAGTGGGGAGGTTGCAAAAGTAGGGAATACACAGGAGAGTGTCCTTCCGGGCACGACTCCTAAAAAGGCTAATGACCAAAGAAATGgtaaaacagaaaaagctGCTGAATCATCCGACCAAAGTCCAGCTCCAGGG taCAGTTCAATATTCTCTAGGAAACATAACCCCTCCcttaaaagagaaagaagaagaaaaagaagtccAGTAGAACAGAACTTGGATATGGAAACGGATGACGACGATTCCATGGAATATTCTTCTACTGAatattcaacaacagaaCATTCAACAGAAGGAGGCTCCACTTTAGATGACTCAACATTTGATTCGACGGAAGAATATACAGCGGAGGATTCAGTGGAGAATTCTAACACATTATACTCTGCTCCATATACTACTACTACACGACAATCCACTGCAGGAAAAAGGATAAATACAACAGGAGGTCATCACCGAAggaatatacgttatcatccCGCATAA
- a CDS encoding SICA antigen encodes MYTPSPVLLEEWFTRFTREVTPDDSNKYREFEMMEALCTGDKETSGIDLKPYEGFCKIMIRNILMVTDKRNQYENGETNCQRTVKNIPVCDLLKVWMWYLVWFCVPESVIKYFLDAVKQVKTEGFDPQKNYAECTYDAVLNIPDEKVKIILPEVQQILLSSMLYHKIGAETSEKEWCLEGKEKYQDNRLAPPTEVGGSEMGGNDKIRSGDSNLQDLQGILQQLDKALKEEKDEEAEKLKELEETVQDAIPARRPPPRPSEEHPTKVPEAPKEVVPEKKVPGEEDVRKEEAESEAASGDGTEQTTSEAQVPEVPPSEEPRPQETQDKSEETVTEKVKTTLHEDDHQDPSPSNPSSSVLGGGAAAPITPTAAARTNKIDLPTSYLPLIPSVTGILVMSYLLWKYFGMLGKARKRYRRAHQLRGPIPLEQQIVDHLDEDGPHAYTLLKERKPRSFATGGMKRSKGLVGRRAGHRMIIDIHLEVLEECQKGDLHSTKKDFFEILVQEFMGSEFMKSEFIKEENAPTEDVPKEQVQGSDSFSGFRV; translated from the exons atgtacactCCTTCTCCAGTCCTTCTTGAGGAATGGTTTACAAGATTTACCAGAGAAGTAACGCCTGATGATAGTAACAAATATCGTGAGTTTGAAATGATGGAAGCACTATGTACTGGGGACAAGGAGACATCCGGAATAGATTTGAAGCCATACGAAGGCTTCTGTAAAATTATGATAAGGAATATACTTATGGTAACAGATAAGAGAAATCAATATGAAAATGGAGAGACAAATTGTCAGAGAAcagtgaaaaatattcctgtatgtgatttattaaaagtaTGGATGTGGTATTTGGTATGGTTCTGTGTACCGGAATCagttataaaatatttccttgaCGCTGTGAAACAGGTGAAGACGGAAGGATTTGATCCACAGAAGAACTATGCGGAATGTACTTATGATGCTGTACTTAACATTCCTGACGAGAAAGTAAAGATTATCCTACCTGAGGTGCAACAAATATTGCTCTCAAGTATGTTATATCATAAGATTGGTGCAGAAACTAGCGAGAAAGAATGGTGCTTAGAGGGTAAAGAAAAGTACCAGGACAATAGACTAGCACCTCCAACAGAAGTAGGGGGCTCAGAAATGGGAGGAAATGACAAAATAAGGAGTGGTGACAGTAACTTACAGGACCTGCAAGGAATTCTTCAGCAACTTGATAAAGcattaaaagaggaaaaagatgaAGAGGCAGAGAAGTTAAAGGAATTAGAAGAAACCGTTCAGGATGCCATACCAGCTCGACGTCCTCCTCCACGACCATCAGAAGAACATCCTACCAAAGTTCCTGAAGCACCAAAAGAGGTCGTTCCTGAGAAAAAAGTTCCTGGGGAGGAAGATGTTCgtaaggaggaagcagaGTCAGAAGCAGCGTCGGGAGACGGCACTGAACAAACGACCTCAG AAGCACAGGTCCCTGAGGTACCGCCCTCTGAGGAACCACGCCCACAAGAAACACAGgacaaaagtgaagaaacaGTAACCGAAAAAGTTAAAACAACTCTTCATGAGGACGACCACCAGGATCCCTCTCCCTCCAATCCCAGTTCTTCTGTTTTaggtggtggtgctgctgctccAATTACCCCTACTGCTGCCGCACGCACTAACAAGATTGACCTCCCTACCTcataccttcctttaattccATCGGTAACTGGTATCCTTGTtatgagttatctcctttggaag tatttTGGAATGCTTGGTAAAGCAAGAAagcgttacagaagagcacATCAACTACGTGGTCCAATTcccttagaacagcagattgttgaccatTTGGACgaagatggtccacatgcatataccttactaaaggaacgaaaaccaAGATCTTTTGCAACGGGAGGAATGAAGAGATCAAAAGGACTTGTTGGTCGCCGTGCTGGTcaccgcatgattattgatattcatttagaagtcttagaagaatgtcaaaaaggcgATCTGCATTCCACGAagaaagacttttttgaaattttggttcaagaattcatgggaagcgaattcaTGAAATCAGAGTttataaaagaggaaaatgctCCTacggaagatgttcctaaggaacaggttcaagGTTCAGATTCAttttccgggtttagggtgtag